In the Flavobacterium sp. 90 genome, CTGTCCTTCCTTTTCGCTCCAATTCCAATGTGGCATAAGGTGTAAAACGGGGTGATTTCCCCACCAGGATTTCAAATAAAACACATTGTCTTTCGGGAAACCGCAAACATCCATCATTCCAAAATAAGACGTAACCGACGGCCATCCATAAGGAGTTGGTTCGCCACGATAATCAAAACCTGTCCAGATAAACATTCCTGCCAGATATGGGCGCGTTGCATAAAACTTCCAGCCTTCTTCGATACTATAAAATGTTGGACGCGGTTTTTTATCATATGCGCTTTGATAATGTATTATATCATCTGTAAAATAAACACCGCGCGTTGCAAAAGTCGAACCTTCCTCCGTTCCCATTCCGGGTTGAGATTTAAACTCGTTTCTATGTGCATCAATATCGCCATTTCCCATATAATTGTAGCCCATAATTTCGACTACAGACGAAATTCCACTTTTAAAACCGCTGCTAATTCCAACCGTTACAGGTCTTGTCGAATCTATACTTTTTGCAAATCCCTGCATGACATTTGTAATGCGTTCGCCAACAATATTTCCTTCAATATTCCATTCTTCATTGCCCACAGACCAGCAAAATATACTTGGATGATTGCGATCACGCTCTATCATTTTCTTCAAATCATTGAGATGATAGTCATTAATTCCCATCAAACGTGTTTCGTCAATTACGAGCATTCCCAATTTATCGCAAGCTTCCAGCAATTCGGGCGTTGGCGGATTGTGCGAACAACGATAGGCATTTGAACCCATTTCTTTGAGCTTCTTAATTCTGTAATACTGAAGTTCATCCGGCAAAGCAGTTCCAATTCCGGCGTGATCCTGATGATTGTTTGTTCCTTTTAATTTTAAAGCTTTTCCGTTAAGGAAAAATCCATTTTCAGGATCAAACTTAATCGTTCTGATTCCGAAAGAAGTTTCATATCGATCTACGATTTTTCCTTCTTGCTTTATTTGCGTCACCAAACGGTATAAATTTGGTGAATCAATATCCCATAATAATGGATTATTCACCTTAAGTTTTGAAGAATATTTGGCTGTTTTATAAAAATTCGGCGCCGTAGCATTTTCTGAAACACTCGTAACTTCTTTACCCGAAGCATCCAGAATTGTTTGTGTTATTTCGACAGAATCTTTATAATTTCCTTTGTTTTCGATTGTAACTTCGGCACTAACTTCTGCATTATTATTTTGTATTTCTGAGGTTACATAAGTTCCGTTTTGAACAACATATAACGGATTTGTTTTCTGGAGATAAACATGTCTGTAAATTCCCGCGCCTTCATAAAACCAACCTTCTTCCATTGAAGCATCAACGCGAACAACAATTGTATTTTGACCGCCATAATTGACATAAGAAGTAACATCATATTCAAAACCGTTATAACCACTTTCGGCTGTTCCAAGGTAATAACCATTGAAAAAGACTTTGGAATTTCTAAAAACGCCATCAAATTTTAAAGAAATAACTTTTCCCAGATCACTTTCGGGAATTGTGATTTTTTTTCTGTACCAACCAATACTTTTTTCAGGAAAACCCTTTCCACCAGTTTTAAATCCATGGCTGTAACTCGCGCTTTCGCTAAAAGGTTGTTCTACGATCCAATCGTGCGGTAAATCGAGTGTTCTCCAGGCACGATCGTCAAATTGCAATGATGCTGGACCATCTGCAAAACCTGTTTTGGCTAAATATGAGAAGTAGCTTTCGGCGTGACCAAAATCTTTTTGTTTATCGTATGAATGTCCCAATGAAAAACGCCATTCTTTATCGATCAAAATCAATTGCCGCTCTGATTTGTTCTGAGCGAATGTGCAAATGGAAATCAAAAAAATAAAATAGTACAGAATTTCTTTAGGAGAAATGGTTTTCATAATAAGGTGGTTAGCTAGTGATGCTAAAATAACTTTTTTAGGCCTTAAAAGTTAATAGTATTTTATCAAAAGATGATCTATTTCTCTTTTAATTTCAAGCTAAAAAGTGGCAATTAAAATTTAGAATCATTCTATTGGCTATGTTTTGTTAAATAATTTTCTTTTGATGTAATTTTATACTAAAATTCAAATAAAAATAAGCCAATCATGAGTGTTATTAAAGATGAAGATAAACTTCTTAGCACTATTAAACGTATTGATCAGAAGATTGACAAGATCAACGATCAAAAGATAAACGCCTTTTTCGAATCTCTTGGATTAACGGAAAGAGAAGATGTGCCTAAGGATTACCTAAGTTGGGAAACGATTCTTATCGTAGTACCGGATCGTCATATCTCGCACGAATTGAAATATTATAAGTTTTCGATTTCAAGACTCTTTTTTGTTACGAATCCTTATGCCGATCAAATTCATATTTATGATTTTAACGAATGGAAAAACAGTACCCGAAATAAAACGCAACTCCAAATTAGAGAAATTCTCAAAACAAATTTTGGAGGCGTCAAAAAACCTCATACTGATTCACATTAAAAAGTCCGATTTCTACAAATCGGACTTTTTTATTCTCGAATTTCAAAAATTCTCAGAAACTTTTTCTCTAGTTTGTTCCTCTTTCGCTCCGTATTCCATCTGGAATAGAAAGCCATAAAAAGCAAAAACAAGTTGACAATTGTTGACGCTCGCCTAAGTCCTCTTGCAAAAAACAGAAAGAATATATTAATTGCAATTATAACAACTACGGGGAAAAATCTTGCCCAAATCTCCTGAAATTTACTATTTGGCTCAACAACATAATCTACTTTGAGCGTATTATTAATGTTCTTGTATTTCCCTTTTATAATATAAGGTGTTGGCGATTGTATTGAATTTATAGTCAGGTCAAAACTTTTATCATCAAAAACTCCGTAAAATGGTTTTGAAGTTCCATCAAATACAGTTAAAATGGCAAATGTGCTTAATTTTAATTTTGGAGAACCAATTTGAGTATTGTTTTCTAATCTTTTTCTGAATTCAGATAAGTTGAGTTTTGATTGCATTTGACTTCTAATTTCCTTTTTTATTTTGGAGATAATAAACTATTCACCAATTCATTCAAGGCGTTTCCGTGAATGTTTTTGGCAATAATGATTCCGTTTTTGTCTATTAAAAAGTTTAATGGTACAGATTGAAGCATGTAATCTGAAACTACTGGAGATTTCCAGTATTTTAAATCACTTACTTGTGTCCATGGAAGTTTTTGTTTTGTGATTGCACCTAACCAAAGCGGCTTTTTAGTATCCATTGAAACACTATAAATCGCAAATTTATCAGGATAAGCATTGTACAATTTTATCAATTCCGGATGTTCTTTTGTACATGGTCCACACCAGGAAGCCCAAAAATCAACCAGAACTAATTCTCCTCTAAAAGAAGAAAGTACAACATTGTTTCCTTTTGTATCTGGAAGATCAATTTCAGGAGCAATATCACCTACTTCAACGCCAACAACCTGAGCTTTTGAGTTGGTTATAAAACAAAATAAGAATCCTAAAATGAGTAAAGTTTTTTTCATAATTGATTAAGTTTATTTATTTGGGGAATGTTTTGAATCTCGCAAAGTTATCTCATTTTTGTCATTTCGCCGAAGGAGAAATCACACTAGAAACTCCTCATAGAAAATCGTCAATCTTTGTCGATCAACTCGTGTGATTTCTCCTTCGTCGAAATGACAAGTTTGTGTATACTCTTTGCAAAATCAATACACGAGCAAATATATATTTTCTTTATTAAATCTTCCACTGTTTTCTTTCTCCTATCTTAAATTTTTGCTAAATATTTTTTCTTTAATTGGTATATCGGGAAAAGTCGATATATTTGCGCCATGGAAAATATAGAAATCTTTAAAGCATTGTCTAATAAGTCCAGATTGCAAATGCTGGAATGGCTAAAAGAACCCGAAATAAACTTTCCGGATCAACTTCAGCATGCAGGATTTGAGCATGGAGTTTGTGTGGGGCAAATTCAAGCCAAAGCCGGACTGACGCAGTCAACTGTTTCTGAATACTTATCTATTTTACAACGTGCCGGATTTATAGAATCTAAACGCGTTGGACAATGGACCTATTATAAACGTAACGAAGGTGCCTTTGAAGCACTCAGTAAATTAATCCAATCTAATTTGTAAATTACTATGAGTACAAACAACCTGTTTTCGCCATTTAACTTAAAAACGTTAAATCTTAAAAACCGAATCGTAATGGCGCCAATGACGCGCTCATTTTCTCCAAACGGAGTTCCAACTGACGAAGTAGCTTCTTACTACCAAAAAAGAGCCGAAGGTCAAGTTGGTTTAATATTATCTGAAGGAACAGTTATCGACAGACCTTCATCTTCAAATGATGCAAATGTACCTCACTTTTATGGAGACGAATCTCTAAAAGGGTGGAAAAAAGTTATAGAGGAAGTTCACGCTGCCGGAGGTTCAATGGGACCACAAATCTGGCATATGGGAATCATGGATAATCACCATTCAGGTTGGGTTCCGCCAGTTCCTTTTGAAGGACCGTCAGGATTAAACCGTCCTGATTTCAGCAATGGTAATATCATGACTGAAAAAGATATTGAAGATACTATTATTGCTTTTGGAAAAGCTGCCGCTGATGCTAAAAGATTAGGTTTTGACACGATCGAAATTCACGGAGCACACGGTTATTTAATTGACCAATTCTTTAGAGCCGAAACTAATTTACGTACTGATATCTATGGCGGAAAAACACTTCCGGAACGTAATCGTTTTGCAATTGAAGTCGTAAAAGAAGTGAGAAAACAAGTAGGTAACGATTTTGCTGTTATCATGCGTTTCTCTCAATTTAAACCTTCTGACTACAATTATAAATTAGCTAAAAATCCACAGGAATTAGAAGCTTGGCTTACGCCTCTTGTTGATGCCGGAGTTGATATTGTACATGCTTCTCAACGCAGATTCTGGGAACCTGAATTTGAAGGTTCTGATTTGAATTTTGCTGGTTGGGCTAAAAAAGTAACCGGAGCTCCAACTATTACAGTAGGTTCTGTTGGACTTTCAGGAGATTTCTTTGGTGCTTTTGCCGGAGAAAGTTCTGAGCCAACTTCATTAGAAGAATTAAACAGACGTTTCGACAGAGGTGACTTTGATTTAGTTGCCGTTGGAAGACCTCTTTTATCTGATCCTAATTGGGTTGCAAAAATTGAAGCAGGAAAAACAGAAGACTTAAAAGGTTTTAGCAAAGAAGCTTTAGGTCAATTGGTTTTAGAATAAGTTTTTTTTAAAGGCTCAAAGTTGCAGAGGCTCAGAGGGACAAAGTTTTCCCTTTGAGCCTTTTGTTTTTTGGTGTCTAATATTGCCCACGGATTGTACGGGTTTTACGGATTTTCGCTGATTTTTTTAATCCTTTTAATCCTTTATAATCTGTGGCAAAAAAAAGATGCACTGCTGTGCATCTCTACGTGAAAATTGGAATAAATACAAAGGGATGAAACGCTACGTTTTCATCCCTTTTTTTGTCTTTGCGTTGCTTTACATTTTATCGTCATTTTTTCTCCGTAGAGGCGCACAGCAGTGCGTCTACTCAATGGACATACACAAATATGGGTTAAAAAATCATTTTAATCTTTATTAATCTGTGGCAAAAAAAAGATGCACTGCTGTGCATCTCTACATTTAAGATTGGGATAAAATAAAAAGGGACAAAACTTTAAAAGTTTCATCCCTTTTTTGAATATCTATAACTAACAAAATTTAGAGATTCAATATCTTAAAGAAGGTTCATAGACTTAGAGGTTCAAAGAGACAAAGTTTTTGCCTTTGAACCTTTGAACCTCTGTCCCTTTGCTACTTAACTAATTTTCTTTTTTGAAATTTATTCTGAAGCCAATTGCGTACAGGTTCATCGTAGAATTTCAAGCACAAATAAGCGATTACAACACTGGAAACAAAAACTCCGATTCCGACAACGTAACCGTCTTTTAGAGGGATTTTGTTTTCGAATACCCACGCTGTGTACCAATAAATCAGTGGATAGTGTATAATGTAAATTGGATATGAGATATCTCCTAAAGCTTTGCATATTTTTAGCGAAAGCGGATTTTTTATCTCTCCTCCTGCTCCAATTGCAACAATTAAAGGAAATAAAAGAATAATAACAAAAGATTCATACAAACCATTCATCCATAAACTGTTTTCGTCTCCAATTCTCGGAATACTGAATATCACGATAATCATAATGCTACAAATCCAGAAAGCACCTTTTAAGTGAATTAATTTTCCTAAACGTGAAAGTAAGATTCCAGCAAAGAATGGATATAATAAACGGGTAAAACCAACATTCATTTGCTCCAGATTTAATGACCAACCTCCAATTACGTCTCCTTTTGGTCCAAAAACGGTATAATTAATCAGCATTCCGGCAAAGATTACAACAAATACTCCCAAAACTTTATTAGAGAATTTACGGAAGAATAATGCGTACAGAATATTAGCAATATATTCAAAGAAAAGTGACCATGCCGGTCCATTTAACGGATGCATTTCGCCCCAACCTCTTATTTCTAATGAAGGCGGAATTGGCAATAATGTAAATCCAATGACCATTGTTAAGATTACTTTCCAAACTTCCATTCCGGCAATCATTGGAAAAACAGTGTCTGAAGCCTGAAAATAATAGAATATGGCTCCAATGATCATTCCCATAATTACCATGGGCTGTAAACGAATCAAACGTCGTTTGTAAAATTCCCATTGTCCCATTTTTCCCCAACGATCGTCATACGCATAAGCGACAACAAATCCTGATAACAGAAAAAAGAAATCAA is a window encoding:
- the galA gene encoding beta-galactosidase GalA, which encodes MKTISPKEILYYFIFLISICTFAQNKSERQLILIDKEWRFSLGHSYDKQKDFGHAESYFSYLAKTGFADGPASLQFDDRAWRTLDLPHDWIVEQPFSESASYSHGFKTGGKGFPEKSIGWYRKKITIPESDLGKVISLKFDGVFRNSKVFFNGYYLGTAESGYNGFEYDVTSYVNYGGQNTIVVRVDASMEEGWFYEGAGIYRHVYLQKTNPLYVVQNGTYVTSEIQNNNAEVSAEVTIENKGNYKDSVEITQTILDASGKEVTSVSENATAPNFYKTAKYSSKLKVNNPLLWDIDSPNLYRLVTQIKQEGKIVDRYETSFGIRTIKFDPENGFFLNGKALKLKGTNNHQDHAGIGTALPDELQYYRIKKLKEMGSNAYRCSHNPPTPELLEACDKLGMLVIDETRLMGINDYHLNDLKKMIERDRNHPSIFCWSVGNEEWNIEGNIVGERITNVMQGFAKSIDSTRPVTVGISSGFKSGISSVVEIMGYNYMGNGDIDAHRNEFKSQPGMGTEEGSTFATRGVYFTDDIIHYQSAYDKKPRPTFYSIEEGWKFYATRPYLAGMFIWTGFDYRGEPTPYGWPSVTSYFGMMDVCGFPKDNVFYLKSWWGNHPVLHLMPHWNWSEKEGQEIDVWVHSNCDEVELFLNKKSLGKKKMEQYGHLEWKVKYTPGSLEAIGYKNGKKVLSDIQKTTGNPEAIKLSIDKENTANANVSVVTVEVTDKKGLHVPTANNEITFSIKGGKILGVGNGNPTSLENDQFIDEILLAPITNFEEQKGTTGNLPQQLPTYSDNDWTIAFKDRDYKKQAPSYVYRGQFELKDYSASKIVSFFYKKIGVEAVVFVNGNKVNSSAEDSEKYILNSNILKEGKNSIYIIATPLQKIKDWDVMNTDPGIIQVVTPSKPWIRQLFNGYAQIIIQKENSEKPVALSASAKGLKPHTITISGKE
- a CDS encoding TlpA disulfide reductase family protein — encoded protein: MKKTLLILGFLFCFITNSKAQVVGVEVGDIAPEIDLPDTKGNNVVLSSFRGELVLVDFWASWCGPCTKEHPELIKLYNAYPDKFAIYSVSMDTKKPLWLGAITKQKLPWTQVSDLKYWKSPVVSDYMLQSVPLNFLIDKNGIIIAKNIHGNALNELVNSLLSPK
- a CDS encoding metalloregulator ArsR/SmtB family transcription factor, which produces MENIEIFKALSNKSRLQMLEWLKEPEINFPDQLQHAGFEHGVCVGQIQAKAGLTQSTVSEYLSILQRAGFIESKRVGQWTYYKRNEGAFEALSKLIQSNL
- a CDS encoding NADH:flavin oxidoreductase, producing MSTNNLFSPFNLKTLNLKNRIVMAPMTRSFSPNGVPTDEVASYYQKRAEGQVGLILSEGTVIDRPSSSNDANVPHFYGDESLKGWKKVIEEVHAAGGSMGPQIWHMGIMDNHHSGWVPPVPFEGPSGLNRPDFSNGNIMTEKDIEDTIIAFGKAAADAKRLGFDTIEIHGAHGYLIDQFFRAETNLRTDIYGGKTLPERNRFAIEVVKEVRKQVGNDFAVIMRFSQFKPSDYNYKLAKNPQELEAWLTPLVDAGVDIVHASQRRFWEPEFEGSDLNFAGWAKKVTGAPTITVGSVGLSGDFFGAFAGESSEPTSLEELNRRFDRGDFDLVAVGRPLLSDPNWVAKIEAGKTEDLKGFSKEALGQLVLE
- a CDS encoding acyltransferase, with translation MSSISVDIQPKKHYEILDGLRGVAALLVVIFHILETFNEGSRFKQIMNHGYLAVDFFFLLSGFVVAYAYDDRWGKMGQWEFYKRRLIRLQPMVIMGMIIGAIFYYFQASDTVFPMIAGMEVWKVILTMVIGFTLLPIPPSLEIRGWGEMHPLNGPAWSLFFEYIANILYALFFRKFSNKVLGVFVVIFAGMLINYTVFGPKGDVIGGWSLNLEQMNVGFTRLLYPFFAGILLSRLGKLIHLKGAFWICSIMIIVIFSIPRIGDENSLWMNGLYESFVIILLFPLIVAIGAGGEIKNPLSLKICKALGDISYPIYIIHYPLIYWYTAWVFENKIPLKDGYVVGIGVFVSSVVIAYLCLKFYDEPVRNWLQNKFQKRKLVK